One genomic region from Bacillus solimangrovi encodes:
- a CDS encoding IDEAL domain-containing protein, producing the protein MNQKKFHHVQQQHIKDKQHISSVEMDIYIQMILDEANLLYRKNQLEAQINEALDQRNRERFIELTIEYKQIQSKLT; encoded by the coding sequence ATGAACCAAAAAAAATTTCATCACGTACAACAACAACATATTAAAGATAAACAACATATTAGTTCTGTAGAAATGGATATCTATATTCAAATGATCCTTGATGAGGCTAACCTGTTATATCGCAAAAATCAATTAGAAGCACAAATTAATGAAGCACTTGACCAACGAAATAGAGAGCGTTTTATCGAATTAACGATTGAATATAAGCAAATTCAAAGTAAACTTACTTAA